The following nucleotide sequence is from Gasterosteus aculeatus chromosome 5, fGasAcu3.hap1.1, whole genome shotgun sequence.
TGCGGGTTGTAACAGGCGCCGTAGCCGTTGGGCACCACGGGGCCGTAGCAGCAGAACATTTCCACTGTGGTTGGGACCTGATGCAAGAGCACACAGGGAGGGTTGGACCGGTTAAGGGAATGGGGGGGAAATGGATGTGTTATTGCTTTATCGGTTGACTCTTTCCTGGGATTAATCATTGAGCACGTACGTATTCAGGGAATCAACAGAACAATTCTCATCCAAAGCGATACATATTCTATTTTAAGTGCTGAAAAGCCAAAGCTTTGATCTAATTGAATACACTCATTGAAGAGGGCAACAGTGTTTGGCAGGGTCTccaattaaaatattataacaGCAAGTACAGAACCCTCTGTGAGGATCCCAAACACCAGCAGAAACTatatttcatttcctcttttgCATCTCTTTTCGAGAGGCCATCTTGGTTCTCTTTACTGACTATACAGTGTTGAACACCgggctgttttttctctccctgaacCAGCATTGGTGTTTTTGGTATCTTCATCCAGAAGAAATCATCTCAAGCTGGCGTTATGTTAGAATAGAGCGGGATCACGTGTTACCTGACTGGTTGAAAGGACAAACTGGTTACTGGCCAAATATGTGTCATCGCAGAAGATCTCCGGCTTCGCCACGTTGAGCTCCTTTGCGATCCTCAGAAGCCCGAGGAGATGATTGTCTATTGCCATTCCTGTAATAGCCTGAGAAATATTTTTATGCAGTGACGTCTGATgctcaaaatatattttgagaCAAAGTCAAGCATTTAAATGCAGTCACAACGATGAGACTTACAAAGGCTGGTTTATTATACTTACTGCAATTGTATAATTTGTCTGGGCATTAATTGCATCAATCAATCGTCTGATTTTTTCTGAGTCctgttgataaaaaaagaaagaaaagtagcaCAAGGCACTTTTTACATTGAATGAAAAGGGAGCAGTGAAGCCGGTAAATTCATTTTTCATAGTCCCATTAAATCTGCAGGGAGATCATCTGTTTGGACGAGTACACCGGGATCGGCGAGGCGACTGGTCGCACCTGTTTCATCTAAGCAGGTGTGATAAACAGTAATGTGGGAGTAATTGGAGTCAAAGTGAGAAAAATGACTCACGGAGACATTGGCCCTCTCGTCTGTCATGGACATCACAAAGGCCAGGGCCTCGGGGGTGGCGGAGCGAATGTTGTCAACCCGACCTTGTTGGAAGCGGCGAATGGACGCACTCTCATAAGTGGTAACAAGCCTTCTGTTGCATCTACGTAATGAGACACAATCGGGACATCATCAGGGTATCCGGAAGGTCGCATTGGTGGCCAATTTTTGAAGCTGGAGATCCTGAAAGTGCTTTACTTGTAAAAGGCAAGTTGTAAGGCGACTTGTATGAATGCATCTGGACtcatcttctgtttttttatgaaTTCTTTCCCATAAACATTGAACTTGAACACATCCATGTCAAGATTATCCACCACCCTGGAGAACAAAACACGGACAACGTGAGACACGGTGTCAATGGATGGAACTATTTGTAGATCTGGTCAAGTGTCGGCTCGTTGGTGTTGGTCTTGCCTCTGCAGTCTGTCTCCAGAAGCTGTTAAGAGTCCTTGGATGTGCGCGTTGCATTTCCACGGCAGCCTTCTCGGAGCGGGGAGCTTTCTGATGCTGGACGATCTCGCCATCTTGGAGGCACCCGCTGCTCTGTTCAAGGCGACGACAGAAAGCGCGTCTCCCTTACTGTTTGGCCTCGGCGGCATTCATTGACGACGACGCTCCGTGTGCGTGACTTACATGTATTTCACCAGGTATTCAGAGCATTGCACCATGACTATTCCCTCAAACGCCGAATGCTCGCACACAACTCCGCATATCCCGTCCATTCCTACAACAaactgaggggaggggggatcaGCTAACGGGCGCAGACTCCACATTTATGGAGAATTCGAGTGACTTCAATGTTGCCCTACCTGCATTGACTTGTCATACCAGCGGTTCGCCCCGTTCTTCTCGCGGCCGCCGCCGTGCAGCATCATCAGGGCCCTGTTGGTGTCCCTGGGCTCCAGCCCGCCAGGCTCGTCCAgacacaccacacacagacagctcTCGATCAGGGCCAGAGAGTCCCTGTTGGTTTGATCTGgatgaaagaggggggggggggggagactatTTGAGATTTGTTTACGGTTGTTAAAAACACAGAGAAGCGTTTGAGGGCGAGACCTTTGGTGAGTGCATCTCTGGCTTGTGCCCATTCTGTTCTCCCATCAGATGTCAGGATGCCAAAAGGAGGGAGCTTCTCATCCGCCTTCTCTGCCATTGTCATGATTTCCTCCAGTTGAGATAAGATCTCAGACTCGGTGAGCTGCTTGCTGTTTGCGACTACATCCAAcacgaaaaactagtgaaaagaaaaagacaaagaaatccTGTGCACATGATACCACTTAGATGTCTCCCGGTCTGCTAATAATCAATCATATCTGAGTTTATTGTTAGAGCGGTACGGTACCTGAACAGCTGTCTACTGCGACCAGTTAAAGACACGACTCAAGGAAGCTCTGGCAGATTCAATCAACAGTAATTTAGTTAACCGACTGTATCTCCATAGGGACCGGCCCTTATGTGCCACAGATTGATAGTTCCCAGATCCATTTCCAGGTGGGAGCTCCTACTGAGCCTCTTTCTGAGGTTATTTAAAGGCACAATCACTGAGCTAAATTGAATCAGAATAGTAAAGTTTGACCTCAGACCTGCATGTTAGCGACACAAGGGTTGATGCATTTATGTGCATCTCTATAGAGAATTGTAACTGCAATTGTAGGCAGGCTGTCTCGTTACAGATACTGAAATCTGATGATGGGATAATTTATCTGCACTACAGGCCAGTATTGCTGCATGTAATATTAAATCCATCACAACTCAGGAGGTAAGGAAAAAGCAGGCGAACCAAGGCAAATTCACAAATCTGACATGATGTCCTCTCTCAACTTTCAGCATCaatcccaaaaaaccctcaaaatCATCTTTGCATTTAGTTATATTCTCTCTCAAATGGAAAGGACACTATTCGCAGTGTGATGAAGTGCAAAAAGTTTCCTCAGAGGCGGGTGCGCTGACCTGGTTCTTGCACGCCACAATAATGTGCCGCGGCGCTGAGGAGGCCGCGTCCATCTGGACCTCCAGCGTGTCCGTCTTTAACCCCGGGTAGCGATAGGACTTGAAGAGGCGGTAGTACTGCTCCATGCACAGAGGCGTCCCAGCTAGCTGGCCTCGAGCAAAATCCACTGGCAGCGCTCGCCTGGGAGACGATATTACACACATGGAATTATTACCTCCAGACCCTCACACTTTATTGTTATCAACTTATTTTACTTTCATCTTCAATTCCCCGTTGGGGTAACATAGCAGGTGTGGGCTGAAGGTGCACGGTGGCAGGTAATTCATTACCAGTGAACTTACGCATCAATGAGAGCAGCATACTCCAACACTCCGCCGATGAGACCGGCAGCAAATCTTAAAGGAGTGAGAAATTTAGAAAGGGGAATTTAAAAAGAACACGACACACTGAACATGCACGGCGAACCGGTGGCTGACCATGATTGGATCTGCTCTCATCTCTCACAGGCCCAACAGTAATGACATTATGGGGAATTACTGGGATGCGGTGGGCGggctgtgtttgtgagtgagagagagagagagccagtcCGCCTGCGTTAGTGGGCGGTGTGGGCAAACAGGGAAAAACACAGAGCCCCGTCAGGTCTCATGTTGTATGTCGTTTGTCTTGCTGTTATTACTTTCAAAGCCGGATCAATACAAAAGGAGGCGGCCGCAGCGCAGCGCTCCCCTAAATGAAGCCCGACCGGCGGCCTCTGCGGTGAGCTCGGCCCCGTCACTCCCAGTCTAATAAGTGTCCGTGTGAGTAGATAGTAGTAGCTCGGGCCGCTCGGGAACTATTCAGTTAGTGCGGCGAG
It contains:
- the chatb gene encoding choline O-acetyltransferase b translates to MPIMEKQTARDKKIQMLPKVPVPPLKQTLDTYLKCVQHLVKEEQFKKTKAVVEKFGAPGGVGEVLQKKLLERRDKTTNWVYDYWLEDMYLNNRLALPVNSSPVMVFPKQTFRDHKDALRFAAGLIGGVLEYAALIDARALPVDFARGQLAGTPLCMEQYYRLFKSYRYPGLKTDTLEVQMDAASSAPRHIIVACKNQFFVLDVVANSKQLTESEILSQLEEIMTMAEKADEKLPPFGILTSDGRTEWAQARDALTKDQTNRDSLALIESCLCVVCLDEPGGLEPRDTNRALMMLHGGGREKNGANRWYDKSMQFVVGMDGICGVVCEHSAFEGIVMVQCSEYLVKYIAAGASKMARSSSIRKLPAPRRLPWKCNAHIQGLLTASGDRLQRVVDNLDMDVFKFNVYGKEFIKKQKMSPDAFIQVALQLAFYKCNRRLVTTYESASIRRFQQGRVDNIRSATPEALAFVMSMTDERANVSDSEKIRRLIDAINAQTNYTIAAITGMAIDNHLLGLLRIAKELNVAKPEIFCDDTYLASNQFVLSTSQVPTTVEMFCCYGPVVPNGYGACYNPQSDHIIFCVSSFWENTQTSSAVFVKALNESLEEIRDVCNRSGAAATKRADGGQGADLRP